In one Nicotiana tomentosiformis chromosome 6, ASM39032v3, whole genome shotgun sequence genomic region, the following are encoded:
- the LOC104087908 gene encoding uncharacterized protein → MEDTFTTPNYISKQQKLTFNVPANHANSSSKFYYHFSFKAILVLILLVVLPLFPLEAPEIISKSLHTGSWEILQLILVGIAVSYGLFSKKSEDETENEYCSDSKFDNVKSRLLEVSSFFDDEAENHSVSEENRVQTWNNYQYHSGKPVVVVANENSVDLEKHRGIIGSRIDEKPLLLPIRSLKSPVPESISTTSPKSLSPSLSKISSPRKFSSSVLPFSSESEANIDDNIVRKKSFLKSSPPPPPPPPPPLPPPTPILKKSTLLKSSSIIIDDKAASDKELRRSSRSVSFEGKSVRTIRPFIGAARARVLYGKDFINGKAEGIKNKDIEQTFVDKLMNETSHFVSKPAVMEFVGEEKKVLSVEKVVVETDEDSDDWFEESTGNEEVANKNVSEKATESVTDVDKKADQFIAKFREQIRLQRIESIRTSATNLVK, encoded by the coding sequence ATGGAGGACACATTTACAACTCCTAATTACATCTCAAAACAACAGAAATTAACCTTTAATGTTCCAGCAAACCATGCAAATTCTAGCAGTAagttttattatcatttttcCTTTAAAGCTATACTAGTTCTGATACTTCTAGTTGTACTTCCACTTTTTCCTTTGGAAGCTCCTGAAATTATCAGCAAATCTCTACATACTGGAAGTTGGGAAATTCTTCAGCTTATATTAGTTGGTATAGCTGTTTCTTACGGCTTATTCAGCAAAAAAAGTGAAGATGAAACAGAAAATGAATACTGTAGTGATTCAAAGTTTGATAATGTTAAATCTAGATTACTTGAGGTTTCATCTTTTTTTGATGATGAGGCCGAAAACCATTCTGTATCTGAAGAAAACAGAGTTCAGACTTGGAATAATTATCAGTATCATAGTGGTAAACCAGTAGTAGTTGTAGCTAATGAAAACTCTGTTGATCTTGAAAAACACAGAGGTATAATTGGTTCAAGAATTGATGAAAAGCCATTGCTTTTGCCAATTCGGAGTTTGAAATCTCCTGTTCCTGAATCTATCTCAACTACTTCACCAAAATCTCTTTCACCTTCACTATCCAAAATTTCATCTCCAAGAAAGTTTTCCTCTTCAGTACTTCCATTTTCATCAGAATCTGAAGCCAATATTGATGACAATATAGTAAGGAAAAAGAGTTTTCTCAAGTCCTCTCCTCCGCCTCCGCCTCCGCCACCACCTCCTCTGCCACCACCAACCCCTATTCTTAAAAAATCTACTCTGTTGAAATCAAGCTCTATAATTATAGATGACAAGGCTGCTTCTGATAAGGAACTGAGGAGAAGTAGTAGGAGTGTGTCGTTTGAGGGGAAGTCTGTTCGAACAATTAGGCCATTCATTGGAGCTGCTAGAGCAAGAGTACTATATGGTAAAGATTTTATAAATGGAAAGGCAGAGGGAATAAAGAATAAGGATATTGAACAAACTTTTGTCGATAAACTGATGAATGAAACGTCGCATTTTGTATCAAAGCCAGCAGTGATGGAGTTTGTAGGGGAAGAGAAGAAAGTGTTGTCTGTTGAAAAGGTAGTTGTGGAAACTGATGAGGACTCAGATGATTGGTTTGAAGAGAGCACAGGAAATGAAGAGGTAGCAAACAAGAATGTTAGTGAGAAGGCAACTGAGAGTGTTACTGATGTTGACAAGAAGGCGGATCAGTTCATAGCTAAATTTAGGGAGCAAATCAGGCTTCAGAGAATTGAGTCAATCAGAACATCTGCTACAAACCTTGTAAAATGA